From Lucilia cuprina isolate Lc7/37 chromosome 4, ASM2204524v1, whole genome shotgun sequence:
atgcaTGTGTCtgtatttacaatattatttagaTTTCGATACAGATTCAAGTGATGAAAAGCTAACTATAGTCGATACATTGCAAACATCAACGCCAACTGGCAATGAACGAAAACCAATCATTGAGCCTGCTACTACAACCCATACAGTAGTAGTAACACATCATTCTCATCATCAGCATGTGCATAAAGAACAggagcaacaacaacaggaaAATGAATCCGATTTACGTcaacaaattgaaaatgtaaGCAATAAATCGGATTTACAGCTACAAATACAACAGAGGCAGgagaaacaacaaaaagaagttgaaaaaattacaacaaccaCCACTAGTTTCATCAGTGAAAATAGCAATAATTTGCCCCATAAACAATACCAACAAGGGAATGTCCCGGTGTTGGTGGAAAAGGAAGAGCAGTTGTTGCAACAAAACCAATCTGAAAATAAGTTAAAAGAGGAAGCACAAATTGGATATGGTAATAACAAAAGCGATGGACAAAAACAACATTCTTCACCCTTTAAACGTATTGATGAGCCTGAAAAGCCAACTTCAAATGCTAGTGATAAATATTCTAAGGGtaaattatagtattttttttctaaacatttttcaatttctatCTACGAAAGATGAAAATATAGaacaattgtttataattaagagGCTATAAAACGTGATAAatagcaatttttataaaatttaagatgtTACTTTTATAGTTTACTATTGTGGAATGCATGTTGTactttaatgcattttaaattacctatttatttatttgttttttcatttctttatttctttagaaactttttCCGTAGAGATGAAGGAAAATGTTGAATATTCAACTTATTCTTCATTGTATAATAAATTATCGTCACATTCaacaaaatgtcaaataaattttgaaaattcttctGTGAATATAACACCGATATCATCTCCGACTTATGGCGATGATACTATTGCCAGTCCATCGCCTGTTAGGAGATCATTTGATTTTCGTTTGGGTGGCGAAATCGATGGCCGTTTAACATCTCCACCAATTCCTTATATTGTAAGTAAATTGATTTCttgtatttgaaatttctaaagcccctatagaaaaaaaaaacacaaaaactgaatttttcaaaatctttctatataaaaaatatacatttttgaaagctttctatttaaagtgaaatttttgaaagcgttctattaaaagaaatttttgaaagtttctattaaaaagctttctatataaaaaaatttaaattttcaaaagctTTCTATTAGAATATACATTTTCAAAAGctttatcttttatttaaattaaaatttttcttctttctttataGAAATTCATAGAGACATTTTCGAAAGCtttctatttatttgaattagaaaaaaatttccataaataaaaataatcgaaTGGagcattataataaaaatagaaactaTCTAAAGCTCTcactatagaaaaaaagtttcattccaaagctttctataaaaagaatcgtttttttaaatatatccaacaaaaaactgacttttcaaaagctttcttttaaaagagatatttttgaaagtttctattaaaaatatcgttcTACGGCTTCACAGAAATACATAGACATTCTAAAATCGAATGGAGCTTTATAAGAAAACGTTCTACGACttagaaaaaagctttattccgaagctttctataaaaagaaacgtttttaaaagatatccaacaaaaaaactgaaattttcaaAAGCTTTCTATGTAAAGgaagataaattttctatatacaaagTACATTTACGAAagctttctattaaaagaaacatttttgaaagTTTCTATTAAGAATATAATTGTTCTACGACTTTACAGAAATATCTAGAGACATTTTTGAAAGCTTTatattaatatgaatatttaaaattttctgaacaaaagcttttgaaagctttttataaaaatagagaaactttggaagaaaaaagttttcgcaattttttttaataacagaaattttctataaaagtatacATTATCGAAAGCTTTCTATAAAActccaaattttctataaaaagatacatTATCGAAAGCTTTccataaaataagaaattctaaagttttctaaaagaagaaaaatttttgaacaattttctgtagaaaaaaatacttttggaaagctttttttaaaaaaataactttttgaaagctttttttaaaaaataacttttggatagctttaattaaaaaaaaatctgttgaaataaatttatataaatttctataaataaagaaacttattaaaaaaactttaaagaactttttgaaagctttattaaaaaaaatctgttaaatttctaaaaaaaatgaaattttttaaaaattaatttctataaaaacaaatttttcaaaaataagttataaagaaattttaagaaatgttctgtaaagaaatttgttttttatttagaaatattttagattttttttaaagaaaatgttttcgaaaaacttttaaaaaatttaaaatttttaaaaatgaaaaaaaaaatcgaaaaatttgaaaaaaaaattataaagaaattttaagaaatgttctgtaaagaaaattgtttcttatttagaaatattttaaatttttttttataaaaaaaaggtttttaaagaaaaatgtttgaaaaaaatttaaaaaatttgaaatttttaaaaatcaaaaaaattttcgaaaaatttttaaaaataaaaaaaaaaatcgaaaaatttttaaaaatcaaaaaaaaaaaaaaaatttttaaaatttgaaaattaaaaaaaaataataaaaatttaaaattttcgaaaataaatagaaaaaaatcataaaaaatattaattaaaattaaaaatttttgaaaattaaaaaaaaagtttgaaaaaattttctaaaaataaaaaaatttctaaaagagaGAAACGAATTTTCTGTGTAAACAGAaactattttcgaaaaatttctataaaaatagaaaattttgaaaaaaaaaaatctaaaatctttAGAATTCGgatgtaaatattaattttcaaaaagtttctaattcataaaacaaaacatactaaaattgttaatgttttttaaaaatataattttttgttttagttacaTGAAATTGATTTGGGAAGAGTTGACATAAACAAACCAATTTGCATTGATAAActtaagaaaactttacaaTTAGATCCCAGAATATTTAGAACTCATGTgaaggtaaaaaaaaaatccatcattcattaaagtatttaacaatatttaacacTACACAACTCAAGGGAACGCAATAACAAATATCCATCTCCATCATGTATTTCAGAAACAATTAATGACTTTGTGTAAACCAACTGGAAAAACATCGAATGCTTTAGTGTCTTTAACAACAAGCAATACCTCGAATTTATCACACAGTGTTGGTTCATCATTAAACTATGCGCAACCAACAAATGCCACAATGGTTTCACCTTATGACCCAAGAAATCGTACACCTGCCCTAATGACAGACATAGCTACACCAACAATATCGTCACAAACTGCACTAACTCCTTACAATAATATGAATGTGGTTGCGGCAACTACGCCATCAGCATCATCGCCTTACATGAACACAGACATACCGAATGCCGTTCCTTTGGCTCTGCAATACCACAGTACAGCGCAACCAATCTTACAGcctcaacagcaacaaacaccAAATATGTTTCTTTATGGTTGCCTACAACGTTCGCCTTGGTATCAGAGTCTGATGTCTACCatgaaaattcaaataaatcaaTCAATATCACAACTGGTACGTGCCTTAAATAACTTTCATCGTGAACGTCTCTTAAATCCTGAAATGGTATTCGACGTATTCAAAATTGATTGTGCCGGTGAACTTTTGGAGATTATGCGTAATTTGGGCATATTTGTAGATGCAAATGGCATTATCAATGAACAGCGACATGTACCTACGTTTGGCGGCCGTTCTTGTTGTAATACAATGCCAGTCAATGCCACATATAGTTTTATACAGCAGGTTCTAACACCCAATACGCATTGCACTTCGATGACAACTGCATCATCGACCTATAATGCGGCAGATGGTGGTGCTGCTGCAGTTGGTTCGCTTAATGTCAATGAACCATTTGTTAGTTGTTATATTAAAGCACCAAAACCGCCAATACAAAAACATTCGGATGAATGTGGTGTAACAAGTCACCATGGTCATCATGATGatcacaataataataattatcataataatAGTAGTAATAGTAATTGTAATAGATGttgtaataacaataacagTTGTTGTGACAATGGCAGCggtggcaacaacaacaacaaccataatAGTAGTTacaatcaaaataataataatagacgCTTTGGTAATCCATTTAAGAAACCTTATGATAACagttataacaacaataacagcagcaacaacaactatcaGTCACGTTCTAATCAACGTTCATCTTATAGCAATAATCCTCGTTTTAATAAACCTGGTTTAAGTTCTCCTTCAAGATCCAACTCTTCGCCTCCTAATTCTCCAAGAGGAGGAGGAGGTGCTGGTGGTTTTGATAGTGGTAGTAGCTATGGTGGCGGTGGCCGTGGAGGACGTGGTGGTTTCAATAATAATCGtcgttttaataatttcaaaaacaaagaCAACAATTACGATAATAATGCTGGCTCTTCTTGGTCATCTTCTTTTACGTCGACGgacaacaaatttcaaaataataactcACCTTCTCGTTCTTCTTCACCCATTTCATCACTTCAATCGGGTTCGCCTCGTACAGCAGCAGCTAAGTCTTCACCACCTCCTGTTGCTAAAAAGTCTTCAGCTGATGAAGAATGTTGGGATTCAGATAACTGGTAAGtacatattaatatattgaTTAAAAGAAATATGCTCACAATATTTCGCTTATAAGAAACATATCACCgaactaatatttatttttttaacttaaacaagAACCaccaaaattaacaaacattttaatccTTGTTATCTTCAAATCttattaatcaatttaaatgaaattttaaaagtgcATTAAAGTCTCTCTTCTAATCTTACTTTAAtgaacaaattattaattatttctatTAGTTTGGAAGCGATGGCTTCAGAACCTAATCGGAGAGAACTTCTTTTGCAAGAATATAGTGAAActgaaagtaaattaaattataattgaaataaaatgaattgaaatgaaaaaatcgattttgagctaaaaacatgtttgttttaaaatacataaatatcgACTTTAAAAACACGCTaattgaaaggaggatgtacatatatacatcaaatccgaagaaatacatctaggcctCTATCTGGCCTGTTGTGTGccccttaaccagtgcctcagtgGGAATCGAAAcaaccacctccggtctaccagacccAAAGTTAAAAGGTTTGAACAAAAGTTATTAAAGAATGAAGTTTTAGAACCGAACCTAATTTGAGTCAATAACGTAAAGTTTCTAGATAGTTAGATAtattgattgatagatagatagatagatagatagatagatagatagatagataaatagatagatagatagatagatagatagatagatagatagatagatagatagatagaaagatagatagatagatagatagatagatagatagatagatagatagacaaatagatagatagatcgatagatagatagatagatagatagatagatagatagatcgatagatagatagatagatagatagatagatagatagatagataggattTCTAAAGTGATTAAGTGAACAGTGAATGTAacaagaaaaaagtataaaaaaaaactaaaaaactaatttggaaaaaaaaaattactaaaaattcttagaaataaaatttaaatatagatagatagatagatagatagatagatagatagatagaaagatagataaataaatagatagatagatagatagatagatagatagatagatagatagatagatagatagatagatagatagatagatagatagatagatagatagatagatagatagatagataaataaataaataaataaataaataaataaataaataaataaataaataaatagatagatagatagatagatagatagatagatagatagatagatagatagatagatagatagatagatagatagatagatagatagatagatagattaatcgatagatagatagatagatagatagatagatagatagatagatagatagatagatagatagatagatagatagttagttagttagttagttagtgaggtagatagttagttagtaaggtagatagttagttagttagtcagataGTTACTTACTTAGTCTATGTGTGTCTCTTCATATCCGATGAAATAAATCTAAGACTCACTACCGGAGCTTTTGGGAATCGTCCCCACAACGTCCGGCCTGACAGACAACATCACTAAAGTTATCTATCGTTAAATTTGTCgccttaaaacaaaaatgtatttatttgaatattttcaattgttcttttttaaagaaaataacggTTGCTTGATACAGAGGGAGGGAAGATCAgaattgttaacatttttggtaatacaatttatttgacTTAattatgttggtaatacagctgatatttgtttgagggttgtaatacagtttgacggtggtattacagtacaacggttagttagttagttagttagttagttagttagttagtaagttagtaagttagttcattagttagtcagttagttacttacttagtcTATGTGTGTCTCTTCATATCCGATGAAATAAATCTAAGACTCACTACCGGAGCTTTTGGGAATCGTCCCCACAACTTCCGGCCTGACAGACAACATCGCTAAACTTATCTACCGTT
This genomic window contains:
- the LOC111679382 gene encoding MATH and LRR domain-containing protein PFE0570w-like isoform X1, which codes for MAITTDKFDTVYQNFKETNNIIDEIDLKLQNLKATSNMTPNEKIHELQNIYELLKEQEKRLPIYENLNTSATSAHISTMYNQITNNSIAMSSPLQSNLSNDQQHIVLVNPEIVNEIQISEMQENPEYLNGIRTSGGSQENREYNNEDVQDNVITITDDNENITTTTVNVPQESGIEFLNNDKLLQQENVTSGNNDMINLPQEQEINDNNISANLQSDKDLLLNTETVLTNTDIIDKDNCENLTEGEIYNDKKVINETTNYISNTEIYENRNKKEELFESEQHQVEHQSSIENLDTNKFLDLNENEQLEQNIGLNNVVKSNNEILELAITMDEKEVIESQIQEQRKNEEETEEESPPYEHISIDKPIKDSRIRLRSHTQQDIEDTATNNNNEKSTKTSLEVNKPIKTRRLRLPKPTLKTSEKSNSENYQINADIINKLINATENSENNENGDKTKTFLEDAEIPLTQNVILTKRFMKKAKEKLQQQSLLNETIVKTSRHRDADNDVEQKMFALHKEDNQNLNSIENIDVTLLTQTSEESYTLNLSQDPLITDDVCDNATKLNNEIPTSSNSCYDHIITPIRSKKKSKSSANLETPETSTNTHTKRRISFENPSSSLAASPSTYKEQFNLGNPHVVLTKLKPSYLLQTTQKVIQADSTTTTTTNVNPIVTSSTLLADDNRQTSTQKRRSFTPEYDLDSSLKDSKCLKIDVDKSGRKVNFDTRQRTHSEQSNTSKEERDFDTDSSDEKLTIVDTLQTSTPTGNERKPIIEPATTTHTVVVTHHSHHQHVHKEQEQQQQENESDLRQQIENVSNKSDLQLQIQQRQEKQQKEVEKITTTTTSFISENSNNLPHKQYQQGNVPVLVEKEEQLLQQNQSENKLKEEAQIGYGNNKSDGQKQHSSPFKRIDEPEKPTSNASDKYSKETFSVEMKENVEYSTYSSLYNKLSSHSTKCQINFENSSVNITPISSPTYGDDTIASPSPVRRSFDFRLGGEIDGRLTSPPIPYILHEIDLGRVDINKPICIDKLKKTLQLDPRIFRTHVKKQLMTLCKPTGKTSNALVSLTTSNTSNLSHSVGSSLNYAQPTNATMVSPYDPRNRTPALMTDIATPTISSQTALTPYNNMNVVAATTPSASSPYMNTDIPNAVPLALQYHSTAQPILQPQQQQTPNMFLYGCLQRSPWYQSLMSTMKIQINQSISQLVRALNNFHRERLLNPEMVFDVFKIDCAGELLEIMRNLGIFVDANGIINEQRHVPTFGGRSCCNTMPVNATYSFIQQVLTPNTHCTSMTTASSTYNAADGGAAAVGSLNVNEPFVSCYIKAPKPPIQKHSDECGVTSHHGHHDDHNNNNYHNNSSNSNCNRCCNNNNSCCDNGSGGNNNNNHNSSYNQNNNNRRFGNPFKKPYDNSYNNNNSSNNNYQSRSNQRSSYSNNPRFNKPGLSSPSRSNSSPPNSPRGGGGAGGFDSGSSYGGGGRGGRGGFNNNRRFNNFKNKDNNYDNNAGSSWSSSFTSTDNKFQNNNSPSRSSSPISSLQSGSPRTAAAKSSPPPVAKKSSADEECWDSDN
- the LOC111679382 gene encoding probable serine/threonine-protein kinase cdc7 isoform X3 → MAITTDKFDTVYQNFKETNNIIDEIDLKLQNLKATSNMTPNEKIHELQNIYELLKEQEKRLPIYENLNTSATSAHISTMYNQITNNSIAMSSPLQSNLSNDQQHIVLVNPEIVNEIQISEMQENPEYLNGIRTSGGSQENREYNNEDVQDNVITITDDNENITTTTVNVPQESGIEFLNNDKLLQQENVTSGNNDMINLPQEQEINDNNISANLQSDKDLLLNTETVLTNTDIIDKDNCENLTEGEIYNDKKVINETTNYISNTEIYENRNKKEELFESEQHQVEHQSSIENLDTNKFLDLNENEQLEQNIGLNNVVKSNNEILELAITMDEKEVIESQIQEQRKNEEETEEESPPYEHISIDKPIKDSRIRLRSHTQQDIEDTATNNNNEKSTKTSLEVNKPIKTRRLRLPKPTLKTSEKSNSENYQINADIINKLINATENSENNENGDKTKTFLEDAEIPLTQNVILTKRFMKKAKEKLQQQSLLNETIVKTSRHRDADNDVEQKMFALHKEDNQNLNSIENIDVTLLTQTSEESYTLNLSQDPLITDDVCDNATKLNNEIPTSSNSCYDHIITPIRSKKKSKSSANLETPETSTNTHTKRRISFENPSSSLAASPSTYKEQFNLDDNRQTSTQKRRSFTPEYDLDSSLKDSKCLKIDVDKSGRKVNFDTRQRTHSEQSNTSKEERDFDTDSSDEKLTIVDTLQTSTPTGNERKPIIEPATTTHTVVVTHHSHHQHVHKEQEQQQQENESDLRQQIENVSNKSDLQLQIQQRQEKQQKEVEKITTTTTSFISENSNNLPHKQYQQGNVPVLVEKEEQLLQQNQSENKLKEEAQIGYGNNKSDGQKQHSSPFKRIDEPEKPTSNASDKYSKETFSVEMKENVEYSTYSSLYNKLSSHSTKCQINFENSSVNITPISSPTYGDDTIASPSPVRRSFDFRLGGEIDGRLTSPPIPYILHEIDLGRVDINKPICIDKLKKTLQLDPRIFRTHVKKQLMTLCKPTGKTSNALVSLTTSNTSNLSHSVGSSLNYAQPTNATMVSPYDPRNRTPALMTDIATPTISSQTALTPYNNMNVVAATTPSASSPYMNTDIPNAVPLALQYHSTAQPILQPQQQQTPNMFLYGCLQRSPWYQSLMSTMKIQINQSISQLVRALNNFHRERLLNPEMVFDVFKIDCAGELLEIMRNLGIFVDANGIINEQRHVPTFGGRSCCNTMPVNATYSFIQQVLTPNTHCTSMTTASSTYNAADGGAAAVGSLNVNEPFVSCYIKAPKPPIQKHSDECGVTSHHGHHDDHNNNNYHNNSSNSNCNRCCNNNNSCCDNGSGGNNNNNHNSSYNQNNNNRRFGNPFKKPYDNSYNNNNSSNNNYQSRSNQRSSYSNNPRFNKPGLSSPSRSNSSPPNSPRGGGGAGGFDSGSSYGGGGRGGRGGFNNNRRFNNFKNKDNNYDNNAGSSWSSSFTSTDNKFQNNNSPSRSSSPISSLQSGSPRTAAAKSSPPPVAKKSSADEECWDSDN
- the LOC111679382 gene encoding probable serine/threonine-protein kinase cdc7 isoform X2, with the protein product MAITTDKFDTVYQNFKETNNIIDEIDLKLQNLKATSNMTPNEKIHELQNIYELLKEQEKRLPIYENLNTSATSAHISTMYNQITNNSIAMSSPLQSNLSNDQQHIVLVNPEIVNEIQISEMQENPEYLNGIRTSGGSQENREYNNEDVQDNVITITDDNENITTTTVNVPQESGIEFLNNDKLLQQENVTSGNNDMINLPQEQEINDNNISANLQSDKDLLLNTETVLTNTDIIDKDNCENLTEGEIYNDKKVINETTNYISNTEIYENRNKKEELFESEQHQVEHQSSIENLDTNKFLDLNENEQLEQNIGLNNVVKSNNEILELAITMDEKEVIESQIQEQRKNEEETEEESPPYEHISIDKPIKDSRIRLRSHTQQDIEDTATNNNNEKSTKTSLEVNKPIKTRRLRLPKPTLKTSEKSNSENYQINADIINKLINATENSENNENGDKTKTFLEDAEIPLTQNVILTKRFMKKAKEKLQQQSLLNETIVKTSRHRDADNDVEQKMFALHKEDNQNLNSIENIDVTLLTQTSEESYTLNLSQDPLITDDVCDNATKLNNEIPTSSNSCYDHIITPIRSKKKSKSSANLETPETSTNTHTKRRISFENPSSSLAASPSTYKEQFNLADDNRQTSTQKRRSFTPEYDLDSSLKDSKCLKIDVDKSGRKVNFDTRQRTHSEQSNTSKEERDFDTDSSDEKLTIVDTLQTSTPTGNERKPIIEPATTTHTVVVTHHSHHQHVHKEQEQQQQENESDLRQQIENVSNKSDLQLQIQQRQEKQQKEVEKITTTTTSFISENSNNLPHKQYQQGNVPVLVEKEEQLLQQNQSENKLKEEAQIGYGNNKSDGQKQHSSPFKRIDEPEKPTSNASDKYSKETFSVEMKENVEYSTYSSLYNKLSSHSTKCQINFENSSVNITPISSPTYGDDTIASPSPVRRSFDFRLGGEIDGRLTSPPIPYILHEIDLGRVDINKPICIDKLKKTLQLDPRIFRTHVKKQLMTLCKPTGKTSNALVSLTTSNTSNLSHSVGSSLNYAQPTNATMVSPYDPRNRTPALMTDIATPTISSQTALTPYNNMNVVAATTPSASSPYMNTDIPNAVPLALQYHSTAQPILQPQQQQTPNMFLYGCLQRSPWYQSLMSTMKIQINQSISQLVRALNNFHRERLLNPEMVFDVFKIDCAGELLEIMRNLGIFVDANGIINEQRHVPTFGGRSCCNTMPVNATYSFIQQVLTPNTHCTSMTTASSTYNAADGGAAAVGSLNVNEPFVSCYIKAPKPPIQKHSDECGVTSHHGHHDDHNNNNYHNNSSNSNCNRCCNNNNSCCDNGSGGNNNNNHNSSYNQNNNNRRFGNPFKKPYDNSYNNNNSSNNNYQSRSNQRSSYSNNPRFNKPGLSSPSRSNSSPPNSPRGGGGAGGFDSGSSYGGGGRGGRGGFNNNRRFNNFKNKDNNYDNNAGSSWSSSFTSTDNKFQNNNSPSRSSSPISSLQSGSPRTAAAKSSPPPVAKKSSADEECWDSDN